A segment of the Bdellovibrio bacteriovorus genome:
CAGAAAGTGGCGGGAGATGATCTCTTTGGCGCGGTTTAAAATCGCCTCATCCCCGGACAGGATCAGAAGTTCCAATTTTTGTCTGAATAAGGTCTGCGTCCGGGTGTCAGTCATTGCTCTAAAAATTCTAAACTTCCGCACGGGAGCTGCCAACAAAACTTTTCCCGGTTGACAATTAATCCCCCTCAACCAATCCTATCTGGACCAATACGAGAAAGGACCTGTATGAAACACCTTATCGCAGCCCTTGCGACTGTTCTTTTGTCTGTAAACTCCATGGCGGCCCTGCTGACTCCGGAAGGAACCGGCGAAAAAGTGGAAAAAGTAACCCTGTCCACTTCCGCCACCGCCAATGTGGAATCTGAATCCCTGAAGCTGACTTCCGTGGGTGCCGGCCTTCGCGCAAAAAAAGTGGTCTTTGTGAATGTGAAAGTATACGTGGGACAGCTTTTCGTAAGCTCCCCTGAAACTTTCAAAAAAACCGATGCCGAGGCTTTGACATCCCTGAAGGATCAGCAGGCCGTTGCGATCCAAATGCACTTCCTGCGCAGTGTGGATGCAGACAACGTGCAAAAGTCC
Coding sequences within it:
- a CDS encoding chalcone isomerase family protein, which encodes MKHLIAALATVLLSVNSMAALLTPEGTGEKVEKVTLSTSATANVESESLKLTSVGAGLRAKKVVFVNVKVYVGQLFVSSPETFKKTDAEALTSLKDQQAVAIQMHFLRSVDADNVQKSFKEALKANGVSSDEASVKQFLDSVSKGGEAKEGKALTVLGAKLKDGTEAVLYETTSGNVSEIKGPAGFIEKIFSIWLGKPSDDGVASLKKSILKK